The Castanea sativa cultivar Marrone di Chiusa Pesio chromosome 11, ASM4071231v1 genome contains a region encoding:
- the LOC142614837 gene encoding GABA transporter 1-like isoform X2, producing MGSIPPDNVNAAARQMEDGSTPKELDAGALFVLKSRGVTFYSYNLLSLVLEHHAQLGQRQLRFRDMARDILGQGWGRFFVGPIQFGLCYGAVIACILLGGQSLKAIYLLSSPKGTMQLYQFVSIFGVLMLVLAQIPSFHSLRHINLVSLVLCLAYSACATSGSIYIGYSKNAPTKDYSINGSAQNRVFGSFNAISIIATTFGNGIVPEIQATIAPPVKGKMFKGLCVCYAVVVSTFFSVAISGYWAFGNQARGTVLANFMVDEKSLLPTWVLLMTNVFTLSQVVAVTLAYLQPTNEVLERKFADAKIDQFAIRNVVPRLIFRSLSVVIATTIAAMFPFFGDINAVIGAFGCIPLDFVLPMVFYNVTFKPSKHGLLFWANTLIATIFSALGVLGAISSIRQIGLDAKTYHLFANL from the exons ATGGGATCCATCCCTCCAGATAATGTAAATGCAGCTGCAAGACAAATGGAAGATGGAAGCACCCCTAAGGAGCTTGATGCTGGAGCTTTATTTGTGCTCAAGTCTAGAG GGGTTACCTTCTATTCCTATAACCTTCTCTCACTGGTTTTAGAGCACCATGCACAGCTTGGTCAGCGCCAACTTAGGTTCAGAGACATGGCTAGAGATATATTAG GACAAGGATGGGGCAGATTTTTTGTTGGTCCTATTCAGTTTGGTCTATGCTATGGTGCAGTCATTGCATGTATTCTTCTTGGAGGGCAGAGCCTCAAG gCTATTTATCTACTCTCTAGTCCAAAGGGAACCATGCAGCTCTATCAATTTGTTAGCATATTTGGTGTGTTAATGCTAGTCTTGGCACAAATTCCATCCTTCCACTCCCTAAGGCATATCAACCTTGTTTCTCTAGTCCTTTGTCTTGCTTATAGCGCTTGTGCCACATCTGGTTCCATATACATTG GTTATTCCAAGAATGCACCTACTAAGGACTACTCCATCAATGGAAGTGCACAAAATCGCGTCTTCGGATCCTTTAATGCTATTTCAATTATTGCCACCACATTTGGGAATGGTATTGTTCCTGAAATACAG GCAACTATTGCACCTCCAGTCAAGGGGAAAATGTTCAAAGGACTATGTGTGTGTTATGCTGTTGTAGTATCTACATTTTTCAGTGTGGCGATTTCTGGGTATTGGGCATTTGGCAATCAGGCCAGGGGAACAGTTCTAGCCAATTTTATGGTCGATGAGAAGTCTCTTTTGCCTACTTGGGTTCTCTTAATGACCAATGTTTTCACCCTCTCGCAAGTAGTAGCTGTTACTCTG GCTTACTTGCAACCAACAAATGAAGTGCTTGAGCGGAAGTTTGCAGATGCAAAGATTGATCAGTTTGCAATTCGTAATGTTGTACCAAGGTTGATTTTTCGGTCACTATCAGTTGTTATAGCCACAACTATAGCTGCCATGTTTCCCTTCTTTGGAGATATTAATGCAGTGATTGGAGCATTTGGATGCATACCTCTTGACTTTGTTTTGCCCATGGTCTTCTACAATGTGACTTTCAAGCCCTCCAAGCATGGCCTATTGTTTTGGGCTAACACACTGATTGCCACAATCTTTTCAGCATTGGGTGTGTTGGGAGCAATATCCTCAATTCGTCAGATAGGTCTTGATGCCAAAACGTACCACTTGTTTGCAAATTTGTAG
- the LOC142614837 gene encoding GABA transporter 1-like isoform X3, whose protein sequence is MGSIPPDNVNAAARQMEDGSTPKELDAGALFVLKSRGSWLHCGYHLTTSIVAPALLSLPFALSLMGWSAGVLCLIVAAGVTFYSYNLLSLVLEHHAQLGQRQLRFRDMARDILGQGWGRFFVGPIQFGLCYGAVIACILLGGQSLKAIYLLSSPKGTMQLYQFVSIFGVLMLVLAQIPSFHSLRHINLVSLVLCLAYSACATSGSIYIGYSKNAPTKDYSINGSAQNRVFGSFNAISIIATTFGNGIVPEIQAYLQPTNEVLERKFADAKIDQFAIRNVVPRLIFRSLSVVIATTIAAMFPFFGDINAVIGAFGCIPLDFVLPMVFYNVTFKPSKHGLLFWANTLIATIFSALGVLGAISSIRQIGLDAKTYHLFANL, encoded by the exons ATGGGATCCATCCCTCCAGATAATGTAAATGCAGCTGCAAGACAAATGGAAGATGGAAGCACCCCTAAGGAGCTTGATGCTGGAGCTTTATTTGTGCTCAAGTCTAGAG GTTCATGGTTGCACTGTGGATATCACTTGACAACTTCAATTGTAGCACCAGCACTTCTAAGTCTTCCCTTTGCACTATCATTGATGGGCTGGTCTGCTGGTGTTTTGTGCCTAATTGTGGCTGCAGGGGTTACCTTCTATTCCTATAACCTTCTCTCACTGGTTTTAGAGCACCATGCACAGCTTGGTCAGCGCCAACTTAGGTTCAGAGACATGGCTAGAGATATATTAG GACAAGGATGGGGCAGATTTTTTGTTGGTCCTATTCAGTTTGGTCTATGCTATGGTGCAGTCATTGCATGTATTCTTCTTGGAGGGCAGAGCCTCAAG gCTATTTATCTACTCTCTAGTCCAAAGGGAACCATGCAGCTCTATCAATTTGTTAGCATATTTGGTGTGTTAATGCTAGTCTTGGCACAAATTCCATCCTTCCACTCCCTAAGGCATATCAACCTTGTTTCTCTAGTCCTTTGTCTTGCTTATAGCGCTTGTGCCACATCTGGTTCCATATACATTG GTTATTCCAAGAATGCACCTACTAAGGACTACTCCATCAATGGAAGTGCACAAAATCGCGTCTTCGGATCCTTTAATGCTATTTCAATTATTGCCACCACATTTGGGAATGGTATTGTTCCTGAAATACAG GCTTACTTGCAACCAACAAATGAAGTGCTTGAGCGGAAGTTTGCAGATGCAAAGATTGATCAGTTTGCAATTCGTAATGTTGTACCAAGGTTGATTTTTCGGTCACTATCAGTTGTTATAGCCACAACTATAGCTGCCATGTTTCCCTTCTTTGGAGATATTAATGCAGTGATTGGAGCATTTGGATGCATACCTCTTGACTTTGTTTTGCCCATGGTCTTCTACAATGTGACTTTCAAGCCCTCCAAGCATGGCCTATTGTTTTGGGCTAACACACTGATTGCCACAATCTTTTCAGCATTGGGTGTGTTGGGAGCAATATCCTCAATTCGTCAGATAGGTCTTGATGCCAAAACGTACCACTTGTTTGCAAATTTGTAG
- the LOC142614837 gene encoding GABA transporter 1-like isoform X1, producing the protein MGSIPPDNVNAAARQMEDGSTPKELDAGALFVLKSRGSWLHCGYHLTTSIVAPALLSLPFALSLMGWSAGVLCLIVAAGVTFYSYNLLSLVLEHHAQLGQRQLRFRDMARDILGQGWGRFFVGPIQFGLCYGAVIACILLGGQSLKAIYLLSSPKGTMQLYQFVSIFGVLMLVLAQIPSFHSLRHINLVSLVLCLAYSACATSGSIYIGYSKNAPTKDYSINGSAQNRVFGSFNAISIIATTFGNGIVPEIQATIAPPVKGKMFKGLCVCYAVVVSTFFSVAISGYWAFGNQARGTVLANFMVDEKSLLPTWVLLMTNVFTLSQVVAVTLAYLQPTNEVLERKFADAKIDQFAIRNVVPRLIFRSLSVVIATTIAAMFPFFGDINAVIGAFGCIPLDFVLPMVFYNVTFKPSKHGLLFWANTLIATIFSALGVLGAISSIRQIGLDAKTYHLFANL; encoded by the exons ATGGGATCCATCCCTCCAGATAATGTAAATGCAGCTGCAAGACAAATGGAAGATGGAAGCACCCCTAAGGAGCTTGATGCTGGAGCTTTATTTGTGCTCAAGTCTAGAG GTTCATGGTTGCACTGTGGATATCACTTGACAACTTCAATTGTAGCACCAGCACTTCTAAGTCTTCCCTTTGCACTATCATTGATGGGCTGGTCTGCTGGTGTTTTGTGCCTAATTGTGGCTGCAGGGGTTACCTTCTATTCCTATAACCTTCTCTCACTGGTTTTAGAGCACCATGCACAGCTTGGTCAGCGCCAACTTAGGTTCAGAGACATGGCTAGAGATATATTAG GACAAGGATGGGGCAGATTTTTTGTTGGTCCTATTCAGTTTGGTCTATGCTATGGTGCAGTCATTGCATGTATTCTTCTTGGAGGGCAGAGCCTCAAG gCTATTTATCTACTCTCTAGTCCAAAGGGAACCATGCAGCTCTATCAATTTGTTAGCATATTTGGTGTGTTAATGCTAGTCTTGGCACAAATTCCATCCTTCCACTCCCTAAGGCATATCAACCTTGTTTCTCTAGTCCTTTGTCTTGCTTATAGCGCTTGTGCCACATCTGGTTCCATATACATTG GTTATTCCAAGAATGCACCTACTAAGGACTACTCCATCAATGGAAGTGCACAAAATCGCGTCTTCGGATCCTTTAATGCTATTTCAATTATTGCCACCACATTTGGGAATGGTATTGTTCCTGAAATACAG GCAACTATTGCACCTCCAGTCAAGGGGAAAATGTTCAAAGGACTATGTGTGTGTTATGCTGTTGTAGTATCTACATTTTTCAGTGTGGCGATTTCTGGGTATTGGGCATTTGGCAATCAGGCCAGGGGAACAGTTCTAGCCAATTTTATGGTCGATGAGAAGTCTCTTTTGCCTACTTGGGTTCTCTTAATGACCAATGTTTTCACCCTCTCGCAAGTAGTAGCTGTTACTCTG GCTTACTTGCAACCAACAAATGAAGTGCTTGAGCGGAAGTTTGCAGATGCAAAGATTGATCAGTTTGCAATTCGTAATGTTGTACCAAGGTTGATTTTTCGGTCACTATCAGTTGTTATAGCCACAACTATAGCTGCCATGTTTCCCTTCTTTGGAGATATTAATGCAGTGATTGGAGCATTTGGATGCATACCTCTTGACTTTGTTTTGCCCATGGTCTTCTACAATGTGACTTTCAAGCCCTCCAAGCATGGCCTATTGTTTTGGGCTAACACACTGATTGCCACAATCTTTTCAGCATTGGGTGTGTTGGGAGCAATATCCTCAATTCGTCAGATAGGTCTTGATGCCAAAACGTACCACTTGTTTGCAAATTTGTAG